A stretch of the Lolium perenne isolate Kyuss_39 chromosome 3, Kyuss_2.0, whole genome shotgun sequence genome encodes the following:
- the LOC127343478 gene encoding UDP-glycosyltransferase 88F3-like codes for MAGDATTTTTRKQVVLYPSPGMGHLVSMIELGKLFAARGLAVTILIVKLPFEDTGARGPFLAGVTAANPSITFHSLPQVDLPLVLQSDHPEAVTFEVARVSNPHLRDFLAAASPAVLVVDFFCSVALDVAAELGIPGYCFFTSGAEALCLFLYLPVLHAQTTASFRDMGEELVHVPGISSFPASHAIKPIMHRDDAAYRGFLSVSPYLCRSQGIIVNTCRSLEPRAVDAIGAGHCTPPGLPTPPVHCIGPLIKSEEVGVKHGKECLAWLDSQPKHSVVFLCFGSLGVLGAKQIREIAVGLEASGKRFLWVVRSPPSDDPAKKFQKTPEPDLSALLPEGFLDRTKGTGLVVKSWAPQRDVLAHDAVGGFVTHCGWNSILESVMAGVPMLAWPLYAEQRINRVFLEKELGLAVAVEGYDKDLVEADEVASKVSWIVDSDGGRLLRERTLLAMRQAKGAMGDGGESDLTLARLVDGWMLA; via the coding sequence ATGGCCGGCGACGCAACCACCACGACGACACGCAAGCAGGTGGTGCTGTACCCCTCGCCCGGCATGGGCCACCTCGTCTCCATGATCGAGCTCGGCAAGCTCTTCGCTGCTCGCGGCCTCGCCGTCACCATCCTCATCGTGAAGCTGCCGTTCGAGGACACCGGCGCCAGGGGGCCCTTCCTGGCTGGCGTCACCGCGGCCAACCCCTCCATCACCTTCCACAGCCTCCCGCAGGTCGACCTCCCGCTCGTCCTCCAGTCCGACCACCCCGAGGCGGTAACCTTCGAGGTCGCCCGCGTCTCCAACCCCCACCTCCGCGACttcctcgccgccgcctcccccgccGTCCTCGTGGTGGACTTCTTCTGCAGCGTCGCCCTCGACGTCGCCGCAGAGCTTGGCATCCCCGGGTACTGCTTCTTCACATCTGGCGCCGAGGCGCTGTGTCTTTTCCTGTACCTGCCCGTCCTGCACGCTCAGACCACGGCGAGCTTCCGGGACATGGGCGAGGAACTCGTGCACGTTCCAGGAATCTCCTCGTTCCCGGCGTCGCACGCAATCAAGCCCATCATGCACCGTGACGACGCGGCCTACAGGGGATTCCTGAGCGTGTCCCCTTACCTGTGCCGCTCCCAGGGCATCATCGTCAACACCTGCCGCTCGCTCGAGCCGCGCGCCGTCGACGCGATCGGCGCCGGGCACTGCACGCCGCCCGGCCTCCCGACGCCTCCTGTCCACTGCATCGggccgctgatcaagtcggaggaggtgggcgtgaagcacggcaaggagTGCCTCGCGTGGCTGGACTCGCAGCCCAAGCACAGCGTGGTGTTCCTCTGCTTCGGCAGCCTTGGCGTGCTCGGCGCCAAGCAGATCAGAGAGATAGCCGTCGGCCTCGAGGCCAGCGGCAAAAGGTTTCTGTGGGTCGTCCGGAGCCCGCCCAGCGACGACCCGGCCAAGAAGTTCCAGAAGACGCCGGAGCCGGACCTCAGCGCTCTCCTACCGGAGGGCTTCCTCGACCGGACCAAGGGCACGGGCCTCGTCGTCAAGTCCTGGGCGCCGCAGCGCGACGTGCTGGCGCACGACGCCGTTGGTGGGTTCGTCACGCACTGCGGATGGAACTCCATCTTAGAGTCGGTCATGGCCGGCGTGCCAATGCTGGCGTGGCCACTCTACGCGGAGCAGCGGATCAACAGGGTGTTCCTAGAGAAGGAGCTGGGCCTGGCCGTGGCGGTGGAAGGGTACGACAAGGACCTGGTCGAAGCCGACGAAGTGGCGTCCAAGGTGAGCTGGATTGTGGACTCTGACGGCGGCAGACTCCTCCGAGAGCGGACACTGTTGGCCATGCGGCAGGCTAAGGGGGCAATGGGCGACGGCGGTGAATCGGATTTGACATTGGCACGGCTGGTGGACGGCTGGATGCTCGCTTGA